In Saccharolobus solfataricus, a genomic segment contains:
- a CDS encoding thiamine pyrophosphate-requiring protein gives MNAGRLFLSLLKESGVNKIFIVSGTDYASLIEAKVEDSSLPEFEIVPHEITAISTAIGYALGNKLSAVAVHTTPGTANALGGIMSAFTSRIPLLVIAGRSPYTEKGNTASRNLRIHWTQEARDQGELVRQYVKYDFEIRMADQLPAVVSRAIQIMMSEPRGPVYIVLPREVSIQEVNEARRIPMDYYEPAPSPDKINKAKEMLEKSERPLIITWRAGRRKEWFESLRRFADNYNIPVLNYAGEVLNYPSSGPMALDRFDLRNSDLLLVVEAEVPYFPKKIDLDIPIVKIDVDPSYSYIPYYGFRCDLCIQSTPSNFFDYISIRPKSYDEIKELRAKQEEYKKQEIERLKDKKPIHPKYLSYEIGIVASEYNLVIFNEYQFNPRYARLNEFGSYFADLSVGYLGFALGAGVGYKIATNKDVLITTGDGSFIFGVPEAFYYVASKYPTMVVIYDNGGWLASAEAVDEVFPEGLAKSKKYYPGADFDRRFEIGKTVETFHGYYELVEDPWEIKPALIRGLEKMRRENKIAVIQVIVDKVR, from the coding sequence ATGAATGCCGGAAGGCTATTTTTATCTCTTCTTAAAGAAAGCGGGGTAAATAAAATATTTATAGTATCTGGTACGGATTACGCTTCATTAATAGAGGCTAAGGTCGAAGATTCCAGTTTACCAGAATTTGAAATAGTACCTCATGAGATTACTGCTATATCAACTGCAATAGGTTACGCACTAGGCAATAAGCTAAGTGCTGTTGCAGTTCACACTACACCTGGAACGGCAAACGCATTGGGAGGTATTATGAGTGCGTTCACTTCCAGAATACCACTTTTAGTTATTGCGGGGAGGAGTCCATATACTGAGAAAGGCAATACTGCAAGCAGGAACTTGAGAATCCACTGGACACAAGAGGCTAGGGATCAAGGAGAATTGGTTAGGCAATATGTCAAGTACGATTTTGAAATTAGGATGGCTGATCAGTTACCAGCAGTAGTATCTAGAGCAATTCAAATAATGATGAGTGAACCAAGAGGTCCAGTATATATTGTTTTGCCAAGAGAAGTTAGCATTCAAGAAGTTAATGAAGCTAGGAGAATACCAATGGATTATTATGAACCCGCACCTTCTCCGGATAAAATTAACAAGGCTAAGGAAATGCTGGAAAAGTCAGAAAGACCACTAATTATAACATGGAGGGCTGGAAGGAGAAAAGAATGGTTTGAATCCCTAAGGAGATTTGCAGATAATTATAATATTCCAGTTCTGAACTACGCTGGCGAGGTTTTGAATTATCCCAGCAGTGGACCAATGGCTTTGGATAGGTTTGATTTACGAAATAGTGATTTGTTATTAGTAGTGGAGGCAGAAGTGCCGTATTTTCCGAAGAAAATTGACCTAGATATTCCAATAGTTAAGATTGATGTTGATCCATCTTATTCTTACATTCCATATTATGGCTTTAGATGTGATCTATGTATACAATCCACACCCAGCAACTTCTTTGATTATATTTCGATTAGACCGAAGAGTTATGACGAGATTAAGGAGCTAAGGGCTAAGCAAGAAGAATATAAGAAGCAAGAGATTGAGAGATTAAAGGATAAGAAACCAATTCATCCGAAATATTTATCATATGAAATTGGAATTGTTGCGTCTGAGTACAATTTGGTAATATTTAATGAGTATCAATTTAATCCTAGATACGCTAGGCTAAATGAGTTTGGTTCTTACTTTGCTGACTTGTCCGTAGGATATCTAGGCTTCGCATTAGGTGCTGGCGTTGGATATAAGATAGCTACTAACAAGGACGTACTTATCACTACTGGTGATGGCTCATTTATATTTGGCGTTCCGGAAGCCTTCTATTATGTAGCATCGAAATATCCGACGATGGTTGTGATTTATGATAATGGTGGCTGGTTGGCATCAGCTGAGGCAGTAGATGAGGTTTTTCCTGAGGGTTTAGCAAAAAGTAAAAAGTATTATCCTGGCGCAGATTTTGATAGAAGGTTCGAGATTGGGAAGACTGTTGAAACTTTTCATGGCTACTATGAACTAGTTGAGGATCCTTGGGAGATTAAGCCTGCCTTAATAAGGGGCTTAGAGAAAATGAGAAGAGAGAATAAAATAGCTGTGATTCAAGTTATAGTAGACAAGGTGAGATAA
- a CDS encoding acetyl ornithine aminotransferase family protein, producing MSKKVDELIKEDQEYLMQSFRRWYPFVIDHGFGAIVYDIEGNEYIDFNAGIGVVALGHKNEKIINAVKEQMDKFFHYSLTDFYYEVAIEVAKRLSSLMPFSAKVFYANSGTESVEAAIKIARGHTGRQWIIGFINSFHGRTLGSLAFTSSKAIQRKSFSPLLPSTYLIPYPDRRDPLCKEECTEELLGFIEDWVFKKVVDPNEVAAFIAEPIQGEGGVIVPPKDFFYKLNNLLKKFGILLILDEVQTGIGRTGKMFAFEHFNVTPDLVCLAKALGGGLPLGAVVGRKEIMDLPPGSHANTFGGNPLALAAANVILEEVPKLLDHVSSIGKKIIEELTDTRSPYLYDVRGLGLLIGAELRKNDKPFVEGLEKVLYNSFRRGVLAIGAGESVVRIEPPLIISEELAMKGTKILKEEIEKL from the coding sequence ATGAGCAAGAAAGTAGATGAGTTGATAAAAGAGGATCAAGAATATTTGATGCAATCCTTTAGGAGATGGTATCCATTTGTAATAGATCACGGTTTTGGGGCAATAGTTTACGATATTGAAGGAAACGAGTACATTGATTTTAACGCGGGAATAGGAGTAGTTGCATTAGGCCACAAAAACGAGAAGATCATTAATGCAGTAAAGGAGCAAATGGACAAGTTTTTCCATTATAGTCTTACAGATTTCTACTATGAAGTTGCGATAGAAGTAGCGAAAAGATTATCCTCCTTAATGCCATTCTCAGCTAAGGTATTTTATGCTAACAGTGGTACTGAGAGTGTTGAAGCAGCAATAAAGATAGCTAGAGGGCATACAGGGAGACAATGGATTATAGGTTTCATTAATTCCTTTCATGGAAGAACCTTAGGCTCCTTAGCCTTTACCTCAAGTAAAGCTATCCAAAGGAAATCGTTCTCTCCCCTTTTACCATCAACATATTTAATCCCATATCCAGATAGGAGAGACCCACTATGTAAAGAAGAGTGTACTGAAGAGTTGTTAGGATTTATAGAAGACTGGGTTTTCAAGAAGGTAGTCGATCCCAATGAAGTAGCTGCTTTTATTGCTGAGCCAATACAAGGAGAAGGTGGGGTTATAGTACCTCCTAAGGATTTCTTTTATAAATTGAATAATTTACTTAAGAAATTTGGAATCTTACTTATCCTTGATGAAGTACAGACTGGAATCGGAAGAACTGGGAAAATGTTCGCATTTGAGCATTTCAATGTAACGCCAGATTTAGTATGTTTAGCTAAGGCATTAGGTGGAGGACTTCCACTGGGTGCAGTTGTTGGAAGAAAGGAGATTATGGATTTGCCTCCGGGTTCTCATGCTAACACTTTTGGGGGAAATCCATTAGCATTGGCTGCAGCGAATGTTATTTTAGAAGAGGTTCCGAAGCTATTAGACCATGTAAGCAGTATAGGCAAGAAAATTATCGAGGAACTAACAGATACTAGATCACCTTACTTATATGATGTCAGAGGATTAGGTCTTCTCATAGGTGCTGAGTTAAGAAAAAATGATAAACCATTTGTAGAAGGTCTAGAAAAAGTATTATATAATTCTTTCAGAAGAGGAGTATTGGCAATAGGAGCTGGAGAATCGGTAGTTAGAATAGAACCTCCGCTAATAATAAGTGAAGAGTTGGCCATGAAAGGTACTAAAATATTAAAGGAAGAAATAGAAAAACTTTAA